A window of Syntrophales bacterium genomic DNA:
ACATCATCCTCCCGGAAAACCTGGTGCTCTCCGGGAGCGCCTCCGCACAGGCTCCTCCGGTCATCGACATCGATATCCCCCCGGAGGGAATTCTGCTGAATGACGAGCTGGCGGAGGTCGAGCGCCGGATCATCCGGAAGGCGCTCCTCAAGACGGAGGGATCCAAGACGAAGGCCGCCGAGCTTCTGCACGTGAGTTTCGATTCCCTGCGGTACCGCATGGAAAAACTGGGAATCACCTGACCCGAAACCACCATCGAGGATAACCGATGCCGGAAGGCCCCTTCATTCTTGCCATCGACAACGGGACGCAGAGCGTTCGGGCCCTGCTGTTCGATCTGAGAGGGAACCTCGTCGCCAAGTCGAGGGTTCTCCTGGAGCCCTACTACTCCGAGAAGCCGGGCTGGGCGGAGCAGGATCCCCGCTACTACTGGGAGAGTCTGTGCCGGGCCTGCCGGGAGCTGTGGAGCCGGAAGGACGTTCCGAAGGAGGCCGTCCGGGCTGTCGCCCTGACGACGCAGCGGTGCACGGTGATCAACGTCGACAGGGAGGGACGCCCGCTCCGGCCCGCCATTGTCTGGCTGGACCAGCGCCGCACGGAGGGACTCAAACCCATCGGCGGGTTGTGGGGAGCCGCCTTCCGCGTCGCCGGCATGAGCGAGACCGCCGCCTATCTGCAGGCGGAGGCCGAGGCTAACTGGATCAAGACCCATCAGCCGGACGTCTGGAAGAAGACCCACAAGTTCCTCTTCCTCTCGGGATACCTGACCCACTGCCTGACGGGGCGATTCGTGGATTCCGTGGGCTGCCAGGTGGGGTACGTGCCCTTCGACTACAAGCGTCTCCGGTGGGCGGCCTCGTGGGACTGGAAGTGGCGTATCCTGCCGGTGGAGCCGTCCATGCTGGTGGACCTGGTTCCCGCCACTGGCACCCTGGGGGAAATCACCCCGGAGGCTGCGGAGGCGACGGGAATCCCGGCAGGCCTTCCCCTCATCGCCGCGGCGGCCGACAAGGCCTGTGAGGTGATCGGCGCCGGATGCCTGGAGCCCGACGTCGCCTGCCTGAGCTACGGGACGACCGCCACCATCAACACGACCCACCGGAAATACCTGGAGGCCATTCCCCTGATTCCTCCCTATCCATCGGCTGTACCGGGGGCCTACAGCCAGGAGATCATGGTGTACCGGGGCTACTGGATGGTGAGCTGGTTCAAGCGCGAATTCGCCGATCGCGAACAGGCCCTGGCCCTGGAGCGGGGCGTGGAGCCCGAGGCCCTCTTCGACGACCTGCTCCGTCAGTCTCCTCCCGGGTCTCAGGGGCTGGTGCTCCAGCCTTACTGGTCGCCGGGCGTCAAGGTGCCCGGACCGGAGGCGCGAGGAGCCATCATCGGTTTCGGCGACGTTCACAATCGGGCCCACGTCTACCGGGCCATCCTGGAGGGCGTCGCCTATGCCCTCCGGGAAGGGAAGGAGCGAACGGAAAAGCGGAACGGCATTCCCATCACCGCCCTCAGGGTGGCGGGAGGCGGATCCCAGAGTGACGGGGCCATGCAGCTGACGGCGGACATCTTCGGCATTCCTTCGGCCAGGCCCCACATCTACGAGACGTCGGGACTCGGCGCCGCCATGGATGCCGCCGTGGGCACGGGACTTCATCCGGACTTCGCGACGGCGTGCCGGGAAATGACCCGGGTGGGCCGGGTCTTCGAGCCCGATCCTGCCACGCACCGTCTGTACGACGATCTGTATCGCCGGGTGTACTGCCAGATGTACGGGAAGCTGAAGCCCCTTTACGAGGAAATCCGAAAGATATCCCGGTCCTGACGGGGCCGGGAGCGGGCGGCCGGCGGAACGGGGAGAAAAATGTCCTTGTCTTTTTGCGGGGGGCCGCTATAATCCAGCGCCGGTCCGGCATGGTTGAAGGGGCCGGGAAAGGGTCCGATGGACGTTCAGTTTGCCCCCTGGAGAATGGTCTACATCAAGGGAGAAAAACCGAAAGGATGCGTCTTCTGCAGGGAGGAAGCCCGTGATGACGAGCTCCTGCTCTGGGAGGGGGCGACCTGCCTCGTGATGCTGAACCGCTACCCTTACAACAACGGCCATCTGCTGGTGATGCCGTCCCGCCATGTGGCGAATCTCGACGATCTGACGGGAGAGGAAAGAACGGAGCTGTTCGATCTGCTGGACCGTTCCGTGCAGGTCCTTCGGGAGGCTCTCCATCCGGAGGGGATCAATGTCGGCATCAACCTCGGCCGGGCAGCCGGCGCCGGCGTGGAGGACCATCTACACATCCACGTGGTTCCCCGCTGGTCCGGGGACACGAATTCCATGACCGTGGTGGGAGGAATCCGGGTGATTCCGGACAGCCTCACCGGAACCCGTGACGAACTGAAGCCCCGTTTTCAAAAAGCCGCTTCCGGAGGCACGTGATGAAGGTAGTCTATATCGTCCTTGTCATGCTGATCATGCTGTTTGTGATCACCTTTGCCCTGCAGAACCAGACGGACGTCGTCATCCAGTACTACGAGCTGTTTCCGAGGGTCGCGGTGGCCGCCTACATGCTTATTTTCCTGTCCTTCCTGGTTGGCGTGATCTTCACGGGGTTCCTGGGAGTCATCGAGCGCTTCCAGCTCAACCGCACCATCACAAGGCTGAACAAGCAGATCCGGGAGCTCCGGCGTGAGATCAGGGCCGGCGAGGCCCCGCCGGTCATCGAGGAGGGGACGACTGAACAGCAGCCGTAGAACGGCATGAAAACAGAGGCGGGCTTCCGGCTCCGGCCTCGTTTCCGAAAAAAAGGGGGGACAGAATTGATATCTGTCCCCCTTTCTGCGTCCGCGGAGGAAGGGGCTCCATCCCTTTTAAAGCCCGATCTGCTCGTGAACGCCGCACATCGCCGCGAGGGACAGCTCGACAAATTCGGGCAGCGGGATCCCGAGCTGCTCGCACTCCAGGATGTTCTCCCGCCGGACCGAGGCGGCAAAGGCCTTCTCCTTCATCCGCTTCACCACCGATTTCACCTTGACGCTTGCCACCTTCCGGTCGGGCTGAACCAGGGCCGTTGCGGTGATGAGGCCGGTGATCGTCTCGCCCGCCGCCAGGGCGTGATGGAAATCCGTTTCCCGGGGGAGCTTCGAGGCCGTTTCGTTGTGCCGGAGAACGGCGTCGATCATCTCCGGATCGTATCCCCACTTACGCAGGATCCGCTCCGCCTCGATGCCGTGGCGGGTGAGGTCGCCCTCCACCCGTTCGATGTCCAGGTCGTGAAGCAGGCCGGCCATGGCCCACAGATCCTCGTTTTTTCCCAGGCGCCGGGCCAGGGAACGCATCACCGCCTCGGATGCAAAGCTGTGGGCGAGCATCCTTTCATCCGTCACATGGGCCTTGAGCAGGGCTACCGCTTCTTCACGATCCGGAATCATCGCGTCACCTCCTGCGGGGGGCTTCATTCCCGTGCCGGCCTTTGATGGCCTGGACGGGCCAGTGTTCGCCGGCGTCGTGCAGACCCGGTTTTTTCCCCGGCGTTTCGCCTCGTACATCAGCGAATCGGCCCGGGTGATGAAGGATCGTGATCCCTCTTCCGCATCGCACTGGGAGATGCCGATGCTGATGGTCTTGTGAACCGCCTCGCCGTTCCGGGGATGGAAGGAATGGGCCTGGAATACCTCCCGCATCCGCTCGGCCATGATGGTGGCCTGAACGGTTGACGTCTCCGGCAGGAGGACCACGAACTCCTCGCCTCCGTAACGGCAGGCGACGTCGGATTTCCGGGTGCAGCGGCGGATCGCCGCGCCAAGGTGCTCGATGACGCGGTCCCCCTCCATGTGGCCGTAGGTGTCGTTAAAAACCTTGAAATCGTCGATGTCGATCATCATCAGGGACAGGGACCGGCCGTAGCGCTGCGAGCGGGTCATTTCAAGGGTCAGCGCGTTGTAGAAGTGCCGCTGGTTGTAGAGGCCCGTCAGGTTGTCGGTGATGCTCAGCTCCTCCAGGTGCTGGACGCTATCCCGCAGAGCCTCCTCCATCTGGCGACGTTTCGTGATGTCCCTCGACATCCCCTGGAGAGCAATGACCTCCCCCTTATCGTTGCGGATGGCTCGCAGTACGTTCTCGATCCAGAGGATGGATCCGTTCTTGTGATAGTATTCCAGCTCGAGCGTCACGGATCGGTCCGGATCGACGCCGGGCCGGCCGTCGATCTCCAGTTCGTGGGCCAGGCGCTCGAAGGCCACCTTGAGCGATTCCGGGGTGAGCTGCTCCTCGACGGTCTGCCGGTAGCGCTCCTCCGGCGTATAGCCGAGGACGCGGAAAATCGAGGGGCTGACGTACGTTGTCCGGAGGTCCAGCGACTGTGTCCAGAGGATGTCCCCCATGTTCTCCACCAGGAAGCTGAGCCGCTCCTCGTTTTCCCGGAGCGCCCTCTCCGTTTTCAGCCGCTCCGTGATGTCCCGGCCCACCGCATGATAGCCGGTCAGATTCTGCCCGCCTTCGAAAACGGCGATGAGCATCCACTGGTGCCAGGAAATCCCGCCGTCCGGATCGGAAATCCGGTACTCCGTCGTGACGACCGGTTTTTCCGGTGTCAGGGCTCTGTGCTGCGATCTTGCCTGGGATCGGCTTTCCTGCGGGATGATGTCGTAGATGCTTTTGCCGATCAAGTCCCCGGGGGATATGGAAAAGCGGGAGCAGAGGGCTTCGTTGACGAACGCCACCATGCCGTCGGGCAGGCAGTGGATGATGAACTCGGGGGACGTCGACACGGAAATGTGACGGTTCTCGATCCGCCGGTTCAGGTCATTTCCCCTGACGGGCTGCCGGAACGTCGATTCCACCGTCGACTCAACCTCAGGGGCTCCCGGGGGCCCGGGTATGTCGTGCCGATCGCTCATAGTGAATCTTCCGTGTATCCGGATGGTTGAAAACTGTCCGGTCCGTCAGGGCCGTACTTCTTAACGTGGCGGCCTGTTGCCGTCAACGGAAAAAGATGCCGCCGACAATCAGGAAACGGCACCGTGTTTCCGCAGCAGTTGCACAACGGCGCCGGCCACCCTCCTGTAGCCTTCCGCGTTGGGATGAATAGGGTCCCCCTTGAGGCTTCCGTCGGACAGGACGTCCGTCAACACCCGATCTTCCAGGGGAACCTTCATCTCGCCGGCGATCTCCCGGTAGAGAGCGGGCGGTTTCAGGAGAAGACCCGGCGCGGGTACGGCCAACAGAACCACGGCCACTCCCTTTTCCCGGGCGATGGCGATCATGGCGCGCAGGTTCCGCGCCGTTTCCCGTGTGTCCATCCTCCTCAGAAAATCGTTGCCGCCGTGGCAGAGAATCACCACGTCCGGCCTTGTCTCGGCGAGTGCGGCAGGGAGCCTCCGGAGTCCCTCCGCGGACACCTCGCCCGGCACGCCGGACCGAACGACCCGGATCTTCAGGAGCCCCTCAAGGACCTCCGGGTAGCTTTGTCCGGGACCCGCCCCGTTGCCGGCGGTCAGGCTGTCGCCGAAGGCGAGGATGGTTTTCCCGGAATCGAGCCGGGGCAGCCGTTCCCGATCGGAGCAGCCGGCCAAAAGGGCCAGGAGAAGAAGGAGAATCAGAACGCCGGCGCATCGGCGGGACGGGGGATGAAGGCTTCCCGTTGCGGAGACCGGGCTGTTTCGGGTAGAGGAGGAAGGAACCGACCCGTCCGTGCGGGGGTGCAAAACACCGGCCGCCGGCAGGCGGGGAAGAAGGAGGGGACGATGATCCTGTATGCCGTGGCGGACGTTCATGGGAAAAAGGAGAACCTCGATCGAATCGAGCGGACCATTCGGGAATGCAGGCCCGACGCCGTCATCGTCGCCGGGGACGTGGCAACGCGGCGGGACGCCGCTCCCGTTCTCAAGCGTTTGGACAGTCTGGGCGTTCCGGTCATGCTTGTCCGCGGCAACATGGACCCTCCCGGCCTGGACGCCGAGGCGGATAGATACGGGAACATCCGGTCCCTCCACCACAGCGAGGTCGTGATCGGAGACGTTCCGTTCATCGGGATCAGTGGTACGATCCCCGTTCCCTTTCGCACCCGCATTACGTTCCGGGAAGACCGGGATCTCGCGGTCCTGATGCCGCGGGTCCGTCGAGAGACGGTCCTGGTCGCCCATCCCCCGCCGCTGGGCGTTCTCGACCGGGCCTTCGGGATGCTTCACGCCGGTTCGCCGGGCCTTCGGGATTTTATCCGGAAGACGGAGCCGCGCCTCTTTGTCTGTGGTCACATTCACGAGGCGGCTGGGGCGGAGCGGATCGGGCGCACCCTGGTCGTCAATGCCGCCATGGGGAGAAGGGGAGGAGGAGCGTTTATCCGCCTGGGGCAGCAGGATGACGACATCCGCCTGGAATGGCCGTGAGGCGGAACGGGCACGGGCTTCTCCACGCCATGAAAAGCCGGAGACCCTCCGGGGATCCTGCTTATTCCTCCGGCAGCCTCTCGTGCGGTACGTCCAGCCAGTTGCCCGAGGGGATGGGGCTCATGCCGGCCGGCGTTCCGTCGTAGAGATACGCCCAGGCCGCATAGGCGTTCCCGTCTTCCGCCCGGACCCTGACGATGGCGCGCCGGAAGAGAGAGCCGGTGGAGCCGTAACGCCGGACGGTCTCGACGATGTCCAGCATCTCGAAGGCCCTTTTCAGGTCTACCAGGGGATAGATCTCACCCTGAATCTCCTGGCCCTCGTGCTCCGCCGGAAACATGGCCGGAAACCCCTTCCCGCTTGCGTAGAGCACTCCCGGGGCCTTTGCCCGCATGCCCGCCCGGTGGTCGCACCAGTGTTCCAGAATGTGGTGCCGGACCTCCCCTTCCATCAGGGTGCCGTATACGAAGAGATTTTCGATGCACCAGGGGGGCTCCTTGCCGCGGGAAACGGGCCGGAGTATGCGGTCGGTGAATCCGTGTGCCGCAAGCCCCTCCTTGACGATCTCGACATATTCCTCCGTGGGCTTGACGAATCCCCCCTCCGTCAGGGAGGTGTCGACCTGGTATGTGACGGCGGAATGTTCCCGTCCGTCCTCCGTCAGGGCGACGACGTCGAGATGCTTGTAATCCTTGGGGGCGCTGACCCTCCGGTCCAGGATCTTCCAGCCCTCGGGCGTCATGTGGTATAAGACGCCCGGGGTGGCCTGACCGAGCCGGTGGCGGATGTTGAGGGAACCGCCCACCCGGACGGGCGAGGGGAGGTTGAACACGATCTGCGTGTCCGGCAGGTAGGCCCGGGCGAAGACCGATCCCATCGGGTAGGGCTGGTTGTTGTCCCGGCACCACTGCCGCAGATCCGCCTCGTTCATGTTCGTACCGTATGAAAAGTAAAGGATGTCCTGTCCGTCTTCCATGTGCTTCCCCCTGTTGAAGGGCTCCCGCCCATGATGGAGGGCGAATATAGCACAAGGCAAAACGGATTGGAAATGACTTCCCTTCGCGGAGGTGCGGGCGTGGAAGCAGGCGGCGTTGTGAAGCTGATTGTCGACGGGAACCTCGGGAAGCTCGCCCGGTGGCTGCGGGCCCTGGGGTGTGACACGGTCTGCCACGAGGGCCGCGCGGACCGCTTTCTGCTCAGGAGGGCGTATCTGGAAGAGCGGATTGTGGTCACGAAGAGCCGGACCCTGGCGGCGAGGCCGTTCCGGGGGCGGCTGGTCCTGATCACGGCGGACCGGTGGGAGGAACAGCTTGTGGAAGCGGTGGCCGCTCTCGGGCTGTCCTTCGATGCCCTCGCCGTTTTGGGGCGATGCCTGGAATGCAACGAGGTGTTGTCGGACGTGGAGAAGGGAGCGGTGGAAGGGCTGGTCCCCCCCTACATCCTGGAGACGCAGCCGGGTTTCCGGAGATGCGGGCGCTGCGGGCGGGTCTACTGGGCCGGGAGCCACGCGGAGAGGATGCTCCGCGTCATGCGGAGCCGCATTCCGTCTCGTCCCCCTTGATCTTTTCGACGGCGTGGGGAATGGCCGGCAGGAGCACCTCGAGATTCTCCCGGGCACCCCTCGGGCTGCCGGGGAGATTGACGATCAGCGAGGCGCCACGGATGCCCACAATGGCGCGGGAAATCATGGCGTGTGGCGTCTTCGTGGCGCTTGCCCTGCGCATGGCCTCCGCCATGCCGGGGATCTCCTTGTGGATCACCGCGAGCGTCGCGTCCGGCGTCACGTCGCGGGGGCTGACCCCCGTTCCGCCGGTCGTGACGATCAGGTCCAGCTTTTCCTCGTCTGCGAAGCGGACCAGGATCTCCCGGATCCGGTCCGTCTCGTCGGGCACGATCGCCGTCTGGTCGATCCGGCAACCGATCCCCTGAAGCAGGCGGGCTACCTCGGGTCCGCTCAGGTCCTCCCGGGCTCCCTGGGAGCCACGGTCGCTGACCGTGATGACGCCGGCACGGATGATCATTTCTCCGCCGCTTCTTTTTCCTTCTTCGCTTCGGCGATCACCTTCTCGGCGATCTGCGCCGGGACTTCCTCGTAGTGGGAGAACTCGTAGGTGAAGGTTCCCCGGCCGCTCGTCATGGAGCGCAGGTCCGGGGCGTACTTCAGGATCTCCGCGAGGGGGATGCTGGCCTTGACGATCTGGTTCGACCCCTTGGAATCCATGCCGAGGACGCGGCCCCGGCGGGAATTCAGGTCGCCGATGATGTCACCCATGTACTCGTCGGGGATCTCGATGTCGATGTTGACGATGGGCTCCAGCAGGGTGGGCTGGCATTCCAGGACGGCCTTCTTGAAGCCCATGGAGCCGGCGATCTTGAAGGCCATTTCCGACGAGTCCACCGTATGGTACGAGCCGTCCACGAGGGCGACCTTCAAATCCACCGTCGGATAGCCTGCCAGGACCCCTTCCTCCATGGCCTCCACGATGCCCTTCTCCACGGCGGGCCGATACTGCTGGGGAACGACGCCGCCGACGATCTTGTCGGCAAACTCGAAGCCGCCTCCCCGGGGAAGGGGCTCCACGT
This region includes:
- a CDS encoding FGGY-family carbohydrate kinase, producing MPEGPFILAIDNGTQSVRALLFDLRGNLVAKSRVLLEPYYSEKPGWAEQDPRYYWESLCRACRELWSRKDVPKEAVRAVALTTQRCTVINVDREGRPLRPAIVWLDQRRTEGLKPIGGLWGAAFRVAGMSETAAYLQAEAEANWIKTHQPDVWKKTHKFLFLSGYLTHCLTGRFVDSVGCQVGYVPFDYKRLRWAASWDWKWRILPVEPSMLVDLVPATGTLGEITPEAAEATGIPAGLPLIAAAADKACEVIGAGCLEPDVACLSYGTTATINTTHRKYLEAIPLIPPYPSAVPGAYSQEIMVYRGYWMVSWFKREFADREQALALERGVEPEALFDDLLRQSPPGSQGLVLQPYWSPGVKVPGPEARGAIIGFGDVHNRAHVYRAILEGVAYALREGKERTEKRNGIPITALRVAGGGSQSDGAMQLTADIFGIPSARPHIYETSGLGAAMDAAVGTGLHPDFATACREMTRVGRVFEPDPATHRLYDDLYRRVYCQMYGKLKPLYEEIRKISRS
- a CDS encoding HIT domain-containing protein — encoded protein: MDVQFAPWRMVYIKGEKPKGCVFCREEARDDELLLWEGATCLVMLNRYPYNNGHLLVMPSRHVANLDDLTGEERTELFDLLDRSVQVLREALHPEGINVGINLGRAAGAGVEDHLHIHVVPRWSGDTNSMTVVGGIRVIPDSLTGTRDELKPRFQKAASGGT
- a CDS encoding LapA family protein; translated protein: MKVVYIVLVMLIMLFVITFALQNQTDVVIQYYELFPRVAVAAYMLIFLSFLVGVIFTGFLGVIERFQLNRTITRLNKQIRELRREIRAGEAPPVIEEGTTEQQP
- a CDS encoding diguanylate cyclase; protein product: MSDRHDIPGPPGAPEVESTVESTFRQPVRGNDLNRRIENRHISVSTSPEFIIHCLPDGMVAFVNEALCSRFSISPGDLIGKSIYDIIPQESRSQARSQHRALTPEKPVVTTEYRISDPDGGISWHQWMLIAVFEGGQNLTGYHAVGRDITERLKTERALRENEERLSFLVENMGDILWTQSLDLRTTYVSPSIFRVLGYTPEERYRQTVEEQLTPESLKVAFERLAHELEIDGRPGVDPDRSVTLELEYYHKNGSILWIENVLRAIRNDKGEVIALQGMSRDITKRRQMEEALRDSVQHLEELSITDNLTGLYNQRHFYNALTLEMTRSQRYGRSLSLMMIDIDDFKVFNDTYGHMEGDRVIEHLGAAIRRCTRKSDVACRYGGEEFVVLLPETSTVQATIMAERMREVFQAHSFHPRNGEAVHKTISIGISQCDAEEGSRSFITRADSLMYEAKRRGKNRVCTTPANTGPSRPSKAGTGMKPPAGGDAMIPDREEAVALLKAHVTDERMLAHSFASEAVMRSLARRLGKNEDLWAMAGLLHDLDIERVEGDLTRHGIEAERILRKWGYDPEMIDAVLRHNETASKLPRETDFHHALAAGETITGLITATALVQPDRKVASVKVKSVVKRMKEKAFAASVRRENILECEQLGIPLPEFVELSLAAMCGVHEQIGL
- a CDS encoding arylesterase — translated: MHPRTDGSVPSSSTRNSPVSATGSLHPPSRRCAGVLILLLLLALLAGCSDRERLPRLDSGKTILAFGDSLTAGNGAGPGQSYPEVLEGLLKIRVVRSGVPGEVSAEGLRRLPAALAETRPDVVILCHGGNDFLRRMDTRETARNLRAMIAIAREKGVAVVLLAVPAPGLLLKPPALYREIAGEMKVPLEDRVLTDVLSDGSLKGDPIHPNAEGYRRVAGAVVQLLRKHGAVS
- a CDS encoding metallophosphoesterase family protein, translated to MILYAVADVHGKKENLDRIERTIRECRPDAVIVAGDVATRRDAAPVLKRLDSLGVPVMLVRGNMDPPGLDAEADRYGNIRSLHHSEVVIGDVPFIGISGTIPVPFRTRITFREDRDLAVLMPRVRRETVLVAHPPPLGVLDRAFGMLHAGSPGLRDFIRKTEPRLFVCGHIHEAAGAERIGRTLVVNAAMGRRGGGAFIRLGQQDDDIRLEWP
- a CDS encoding gamma-glutamylcyclotransferase, whose amino-acid sequence is MEDGQDILYFSYGTNMNEADLRQWCRDNNQPYPMGSVFARAYLPDTQIVFNLPSPVRVGGSLNIRHRLGQATPGVLYHMTPEGWKILDRRVSAPKDYKHLDVVALTEDGREHSAVTYQVDTSLTEGGFVKPTEEYVEIVKEGLAAHGFTDRILRPVSRGKEPPWCIENLFVYGTLMEGEVRHHILEHWCDHRAGMRAKAPGVLYASGKGFPAMFPAEHEGQEIQGEIYPLVDLKRAFEMLDIVETVRRYGSTGSLFRRAIVRVRAEDGNAYAAWAYLYDGTPAGMSPIPSGNWLDVPHERLPEE
- a CDS encoding Mut7-C RNAse domain-containing protein, producing the protein MEAGGVVKLIVDGNLGKLARWLRALGCDTVCHEGRADRFLLRRAYLEERIVVTKSRTLAARPFRGRLVLITADRWEEQLVEAVAALGLSFDALAVLGRCLECNEVLSDVEKGAVEGLVPPYILETQPGFRRCGRCGRVYWAGSHAERMLRVMRSRIPSRPP
- a CDS encoding MogA/MoaB family molybdenum cofactor biosynthesis protein, translated to MIIRAGVITVSDRGSQGAREDLSGPEVARLLQGIGCRIDQTAIVPDETDRIREILVRFADEEKLDLIVTTGGTGVSPRDVTPDATLAVIHKEIPGMAEAMRRASATKTPHAMISRAIVGIRGASLIVNLPGSPRGARENLEVLLPAIPHAVEKIKGDETECGSA